One genomic segment of Alosa sapidissima isolate fAloSap1 chromosome 13, fAloSap1.pri, whole genome shotgun sequence includes these proteins:
- the car15 gene encoding carbonic anhydrase 15 isoform X1, protein MMIFPVIAFSIICLATSTDFCYDEGYCDPYAWGDFFPTCHPLLESHHSPIDLNYDVTRDEALEPLRLEGFDSVQKGQWRLRNDGHTVVLEVGSGMTVSGGGLPGTYSTLQLHFHWGSLATNGSEHTIHSHRFPMEMHIVNMKSTHPNLTSAMEDQTGLAVLAVFIDVSYAESVSFSPITKALTSVAHKGQSAVVRPFPLANLLPQDHLGLYYRYHGSLTTPPCSQVVLWTVYEVPMIISWSQYEQFAVGVFSTEEEADQDVLLQNNFRHVHPTYSRRVLASREAHLLGAACPAAPPHSGVLLLPLLPLLLSHLEHTS, encoded by the exons ATGATGATTTTTCCAGTCATTGCCTTTTCAATCATTTGTCTAGCAACGTCTACCG ATTTTTGCTATGACGAGGGATACTGTG ACCCGTATGCATGGGGAGACTTCTTCCCTACCTGTCACCCTCTGTTGGAGTCTCACCACTCGCCCATTGACCTGAACTACGATGTGACCAGAGACGAGGCTCTGGAACCGCTGCGTCTGGAGGGCTTTGACTCAGTACAGAAAGGGCAGTGGAGGCTACGCAATGATGGACACACAG TGGTCCTGGAGGTGGGCAGTGGGATGACGGTCAGTGGGGGGGGACTCCCCGGCACGTACAGCACCCTCCAGCTGCACTTCCACTGGGGCAGCCTGGCCACCAACGGCTCAGAGCacaccatacactcacacagattccCCATGGAG atgcacatagtaaataTGAAGTCCACTCACCCAAATCTGACCTCTGCCATGGAGGACCAAACAGGCCTTGCAGTCCTAGCTGTGTTTattgat GTGTCCTACGCTGAGAGTGTGAGCTTCAGCCCCATCACCAAGGCCTTGACATCAGTGGCACATAAAG GTCAGAGTGCCGTTGTCAGGCCGTTCCCTCTGGCCAATCTGCTCCCTCAGGACCACCTGGGCCTCTACTACCGTTACCATGGCAGCCTGACCACCCCGCCCTGCTCACAGGTGGTGCTGTGGACCGTATATGAGGTTCCAATGATCATCTCTTGGTCTCAG TACGAGCAGTTTGCGGTTGGAGTTTTCTCCACAGAAGAGGAGGCCGACCAGGACGTCCTTCTCCAGAACAACTTCAGGCACGTGCACCCCACCTACAGTCGCCGGGTCCTCGCCTCCAGGGAGGCCCATCTCCTCGGGGCGGCCTGCCCAGCAGCACCTCCTCACTCTGGGGTTCTCCTGCTTCCCCTCCTGCCTCTGCTCCTCAGCCACCTGGAGCATACCTCCTGA
- the car15 gene encoding carbonic anhydrase 15 isoform X2, which yields MMIFPVIAFSIICLATSTDFCYDEGYCDPYAWGDFFPTCHPLLESHHSPIDLNYDVTRDEALEPLRLEGFDSVQKGQWRLRNDGHTVVLEVGSGMTVSGGGLPGTYSTLQLHFHWGSLATNGSEHTIHSHRFPMEVSYAESVSFSPITKALTSVAHKGQSAVVRPFPLANLLPQDHLGLYYRYHGSLTTPPCSQVVLWTVYEVPMIISWSQYEQFAVGVFSTEEEADQDVLLQNNFRHVHPTYSRRVLASREAHLLGAACPAAPPHSGVLLLPLLPLLLSHLEHTS from the exons ATGATGATTTTTCCAGTCATTGCCTTTTCAATCATTTGTCTAGCAACGTCTACCG ATTTTTGCTATGACGAGGGATACTGTG ACCCGTATGCATGGGGAGACTTCTTCCCTACCTGTCACCCTCTGTTGGAGTCTCACCACTCGCCCATTGACCTGAACTACGATGTGACCAGAGACGAGGCTCTGGAACCGCTGCGTCTGGAGGGCTTTGACTCAGTACAGAAAGGGCAGTGGAGGCTACGCAATGATGGACACACAG TGGTCCTGGAGGTGGGCAGTGGGATGACGGTCAGTGGGGGGGGACTCCCCGGCACGTACAGCACCCTCCAGCTGCACTTCCACTGGGGCAGCCTGGCCACCAACGGCTCAGAGCacaccatacactcacacagattccCCATGGAG GTGTCCTACGCTGAGAGTGTGAGCTTCAGCCCCATCACCAAGGCCTTGACATCAGTGGCACATAAAG GTCAGAGTGCCGTTGTCAGGCCGTTCCCTCTGGCCAATCTGCTCCCTCAGGACCACCTGGGCCTCTACTACCGTTACCATGGCAGCCTGACCACCCCGCCCTGCTCACAGGTGGTGCTGTGGACCGTATATGAGGTTCCAATGATCATCTCTTGGTCTCAG TACGAGCAGTTTGCGGTTGGAGTTTTCTCCACAGAAGAGGAGGCCGACCAGGACGTCCTTCTCCAGAACAACTTCAGGCACGTGCACCCCACCTACAGTCGCCGGGTCCTCGCCTCCAGGGAGGCCCATCTCCTCGGGGCGGCCTGCCCAGCAGCACCTCCTCACTCTGGGGTTCTCCTGCTTCCCCTCCTGCCTCTGCTCCTCAGCCACCTGGAGCATACCTCCTGA